One genomic window of Hymenobacter sp. J193 includes the following:
- a CDS encoding T9SS type A sorting domain-containing protein: MTITPTTLPFNATHIGETTSSQTFEVSGSNLSGNITITPPSDYRISRNNTTFTNQPIVLSRTGTSVAPTTIYVQFAPTQTGARNQSIVLTTANPNGPQISRTVTVTGEGEPAITSAITFTNNPMDFGTVSTNGSGTRTSIVTATGLAPNSTVTLTPQQANVRFRLFGTGAYVNTPITLTTNASGNVTQEIQVQLVGTPSGPFTGQIVAEGVTPGNTTAMGTLNIVANGLTGNSAINASGALSLFSTVPGVPSAVQTYQLSGTNLLEGVDVQAPLYYQVGLSVAALEALGNTTGNTITIPRNSGNDLTVTTVYIRYLPPTAREDATVITHTSSPANPVTFPVSGTSRPQVEITNAFTNPGLIIINNKSSVQNLNFTAARVRQPITISISNTSPSPQNPGGTPQFELSTDGVNFAPTATYTPNATTYDVNAPLYVRYAPTYLGQASNNLRFKSTDFAITTEQDFVSNGQLSGRSIDTQPTAERPFLLTRSGSTITVSYIGSVAGQGEGHLIVASENSSLPTNRQPVDGVSYQTNNSIYGSGPTLAPGYFVVYAGANTQQTIEGFDKSKSYYFYSFEFNNIDPNTGFITQTAENYLTPTVAEQIEGIVIVGEPLPVTLAAFSVKLQNKQVNLNWATATEVNNKGFEVQRSADAKNFQTIDFVAGNGSSTNKHEYKSTDKNPLSGTAYYRLKQIDLDGKFAYTEVKTVVNGEAGSLSVYPNPVQSNVTVKLPVIIQNARVQVLDLTGRVVLNRTLAADGNLQLGELQRGTYLVRVEQGGQNWTQRIVKQ; encoded by the coding sequence GTGACTATCACGCCTACCACGCTGCCGTTCAACGCCACGCACATTGGCGAAACCACATCCTCACAAACATTTGAGGTTTCGGGCTCTAACCTGTCGGGTAACATCACCATCACGCCTCCTTCAGACTACCGCATCAGCCGGAACAATACCACGTTCACGAATCAGCCTATCGTGCTGTCCCGCACGGGTACTTCGGTAGCACCTACTACCATCTACGTTCAGTTTGCGCCTACCCAGACGGGTGCGCGGAACCAGAGCATCGTGCTTACCACTGCTAACCCTAATGGTCCTCAGATTTCGCGGACTGTTACGGTAACGGGTGAAGGTGAACCAGCTATTACCTCGGCCATTACGTTCACCAACAACCCGATGGACTTTGGTACGGTATCGACCAACGGCTCGGGCACCAGAACCTCTATTGTAACGGCTACCGGCCTGGCTCCGAATTCCACGGTGACGCTGACGCCTCAGCAGGCTAACGTCCGCTTCCGGTTGTTTGGCACCGGTGCCTACGTTAACACCCCTATTACCCTGACCACCAACGCCAGCGGCAACGTGACGCAGGAAATTCAGGTGCAGCTGGTTGGTACGCCGTCTGGTCCCTTCACGGGGCAGATTGTAGCGGAAGGTGTAACCCCTGGCAACACAACCGCTATGGGTACGCTCAACATTGTGGCCAACGGCCTGACGGGTAACTCGGCTATCAACGCCTCGGGTGCGCTCAGCCTGTTCTCTACCGTACCCGGCGTGCCTTCGGCAGTGCAGACCTACCAGCTTTCGGGTACCAATCTGCTGGAAGGTGTTGACGTACAGGCACCGCTTTATTACCAGGTAGGTTTGTCGGTAGCTGCTCTGGAAGCGCTGGGTAACACTACGGGTAACACCATTACCATCCCCCGCAACTCCGGCAATGACCTGACGGTAACCACGGTTTACATCCGCTACCTGCCTCCAACTGCCCGTGAGGATGCCACCGTCATCACCCACACCAGCAGCCCGGCCAACCCCGTTACCTTCCCGGTATCCGGCACCAGCCGTCCGCAGGTGGAAATCACCAATGCCTTCACGAATCCCGGCCTGATCATCATCAACAACAAGTCGTCGGTTCAGAACCTGAACTTCACCGCAGCCCGGGTACGCCAGCCTATCACGATTTCCATCTCGAATACCTCGCCCTCGCCTCAGAACCCGGGTGGTACTCCTCAGTTCGAGCTTTCGACCGACGGTGTAAACTTCGCTCCCACGGCAACCTACACCCCGAATGCTACGACGTATGATGTAAATGCCCCCCTGTACGTACGCTATGCTCCTACCTACCTGGGCCAGGCTTCCAACAACCTGCGCTTCAAGAGCACGGACTTTGCTATCACGACGGAACAGGATTTCGTAAGCAACGGTCAGCTCTCGGGCCGCTCGATTGACACACAGCCTACGGCTGAGCGCCCCTTCCTGCTGACGCGTAGCGGCTCTACCATCACCGTTAGCTACATTGGCTCGGTAGCTGGCCAGGGCGAAGGTCACCTGATCGTAGCCAGCGAAAACTCTTCGCTGCCCACCAACCGTCAGCCGGTAGATGGTGTTTCGTATCAGACCAACAACTCCATCTACGGTAGCGGCCCAACGCTTGCTCCTGGTTACTTTGTAGTGTATGCTGGGGCTAACACCCAGCAGACCATCGAAGGCTTCGACAAGTCTAAGAGCTACTACTTCTACTCGTTTGAGTTCAACAACATCGACCCCAACACCGGCTTTATCACGCAAACCGCTGAAAACTACCTGACGCCCACCGTGGCTGAGCAGATTGAAGGCATCGTGATTGTGGGTGAGCCCCTGCCTGTGACGCTGGCTGCCTTCTCGGTGAAGCTGCAGAACAAGCAGGTGAACCTGAACTGGGCCACGGCTACGGAAGTAAACAACAAAGGCTTTGAAGTACAGCGCTCGGCTGATGCCAAGAACTTCCAGACGATTGACTTTGTAGCCGGCAACGGTTCGAGCACTAACAAACACGAGTACAAGTCGACCGACAAGAACCCGCTGAGCGGCACCGCTTACTACCGCCTCAAGCAAATAGACCTCGACGGTAAGTTTGCCTACACGGAAGTGAAAACGGTGGTGAACGGTGAAGCTGGCAGCCTGAGCGTGTACCCCAACCCGGTACAGAGCAACGTAACGGTGAAGCTGCCGGTAATCATCCAGAACGCCCGGGTACAGGTGCTTGACCTGACCGGCCGGGTAGTTCTGAACCGCACCCTGGCTGCCGATGGCAACCTCCAGCTGGGTGAGCTGCAGCGTGGCACCTACCTGGTGCGCGTAGAGCAGGGCGGCCAGAACTGGACGCAGCGCATCGTGAAACAATAA